A stretch of Veillonellales bacterium DNA encodes these proteins:
- a CDS encoding response regulator, with protein sequence MARILVCDDSAFMRMMLKKILIDNGHEIVSEAGNGKEAVQAYRQFQPDLTTMDITMPKMDGIEAVKLIHAENPLARVIMVTAIGQRAVITDALKAGASDFIVKPFDPNQVRDTVNKILEESASLYENS encoded by the coding sequence TTGGCACGAATATTGGTTTGTGATGATTCAGCATTTATGCGTATGATGTTAAAAAAGATTCTGATTGACAACGGGCACGAAATAGTTTCTGAAGCCGGGAATGGAAAAGAGGCAGTGCAGGCGTATCGCCAGTTTCAGCCGGATCTTACGACAATGGATATTACTATGCCGAAGATGGACGGTATCGAAGCGGTAAAACTCATTCATGCGGAAAATCCATTAGCGCGGGTTATTATGGTAACGGCTATTGGACAGCGAGCCGTTATCACTGATGCTCTAAAGGCTGGGGCATCAGATTTTATCGTTAAGCCATTTGATCCTAATCAAGTAAGGGATACGGTTAATAAAATTTTGGAGGAGTCTGCTTCTCTTTATGAAAACTCTTGA